In the genome of Marinomonas algicola, the window TGCACAACAAATACCAATAGGTACCGCAATAATTAACACGCCGAAAGCCACAATGATGCTTGTAAACAAAGCATTCCACATAGCACTGTCTTGCGCCAATTCTTCAAACCACTTTAAAGTAAACCCTTTCCATGGGGACACCGTTGGAAATCGGCTGTCATTAAAGGTAGCGGCCCCCATAATAATAAGAGGCGTAAACAAATAAATGAAAAACACTCCGATATAAAAACGTATACCCCATTTTAGTATGGTTGATGACTTCATCGAGCAATATCCCCTAAACCTACTTTAAAGATACGCATAACCAGTGCAATAAAACCAATACAGATTAGCAATAATAGAAATGCGTATGCGGCACCTTGATTCCAGTTACCGCCTTCAAAAAACCAATTATAAATAATTTGTGTAAACCAACGACTGCCAGGTGAGCCTAGTAGAGCAGGAACCGCATAACTGCCTGCGGCCAGCATAAAAGTCATAATACAGCCTGTTGCAATACCCGGTTTTGCATGCGGAATAATGATTCTGACATGAGTCCTAATCCAACCAGCACCGAGACTACGAGCGGCTTTAATTTGGTTCATATCTAAGTTTTCAATGGCATTATAAATAGGAAATATCATGAACAAGATGTAAGCGTATACCATGCCTAACATGACAGCACCGTCTCCATTCATAAACCTCATTGGGCGATCAATCAGACCAAGCGCTAATAACAAGGAATTCAATGGGCCTTTATAAGCCAAAATGATATACCAAGAAAAGGTTCTAAGAATTTCATTAATCCAAAATGGGATAATCAATAACAATATACACAATGCTGCCTGGCCAGGCGTAGCCACCTTAGCCAGATAAAAAGCCAATGGATAACTGACACAGAGCGTTAGCAAAGTCACCAAAACGCTAGACCAAATCGTTTTTAAGAAAATAGTTAAATGAATTTTATTGTCAAACAAGGTTTCATAATTAACTAACGAATAAGTATCTTTCTCTCCGCCTAAATCGCTTGGTAATAAATTTGGGCGCAATGAATAATCAACCATGAGTAGTTGAGGCAAAATAACTAAAGCGATCAACCACACAGAAATAATGGAAAGGATTGCTATTGCCAACCCCCCACCAAAACGTGCTTTTAATTGCTTAAACATGCTCTCCTCCAGTTATGACTACCGCATCTTTATTATGGTACGACAGTGTAATATGAGCGCCTGGCACCATTTCAGCTGAATATTGATCTGAGCCTATTTGCACCGCTAGACTATGGCCATATGCAGTTGTCGCATTAAGTGTTAAATAAGCCCCCTCAAAATTAATTTCTTTTATTGTTGCTTCAAAGCTATTACCTGCAGAAATCGAGGCCAAGCTAATGTGTTCTGGGCGAATATATAAAGTAGCTTCTTGCCCTTTTGCAATAGCGCCAACACCTTTACCAATCAATGAACCCAAAGGACCGCAGTCCAACACAATTTCTGCACCATTTATGTCTTTAACCGTGCCTTTAAAGGCATTATTTTCACCCACAAAAGAAGCAACAAAACCTGTTACAGGCTCACGATACAGTGTAATGGGATCGGCAACTTGCTGAATTTGACCTGCTGACATAACAGCAACACGATCAGACATAGTTAAAGCTTCGCCCTGATCGTGTGTAATATATATAAAAGTAATGCCTGTTTTTCGTTGAATTTCTTTTAGCTCTGTACGCATATGTTGGCGTAACTTCAAATCCAAAGCTGAAAGAGGTTCATCTAAAAGCAGGACTCGTGGTTCAACAGCTAATGCTCTCGCGATTGCAATACGCTGTTTTTGCCCACCAGATAAAGCAGAAACTTGCTTATCAGCACTGTCAGGTAAAGCGACCAATTCCAACAGTCTATCAGAGGCTTTTTTCCGCTCGCTCTTACTTACACCACGAACCTCAAGTCCAAACTCAATATTCTCCGCTACTGTCATTAAAGGAAATAAAGCTAGGTTTTGGAAAATCATCGATGTAGGGCGTTTATTGGCAGGAACGCCTCGCATATCCTCACCACCAATTCTAACCGCACCTTCAGTAGGATCTAGAAAACCGCTGATCATATTGAGAATCGTTGTTTTACCACAGCCTGATGGCCCCAAAAAACTAAAAAACTCTCCAGACTCAATTTTTAAGTCGGATTTTTGTATTGCTGTGAAATCGCCAAATTTCATTACTACATTATCTAAGTGAACACTGCTATCCATTGAAACTCTCTAACTCTATAATTCAATATTTAAAACGCAAAAAAGCCTCTACCCATATAAACAATAGGATAGAAGCTTTTTACGAAGGAGCTTAAGCTGACAAGTAACGATCTTGATACTCGTTACGTAATGCAACATACCAAGGTTCCTGGATCGGCCACCACCATAGATTCTTCAGCTCATCAGCTGTATAAGAATTTTGGAAGAACGCTTTCGTCGCTTCAGGCAGCAACGCATCCGCACCTTTTGCCGTTGAGTTATAACCTGTCGCTTTTACAAACATGGCTCCGGCTTCAGGAGTGTAGTACCAGTTAATAAACTCATAGACAGAATCAACATTGTTGGCATTTTTAGGTATAACAAAACCTTCCATCCATGCAAGCGCACCTTCTTTTGGTGCACCATAAGCAATAGGCTCTCCTTCAGACTGCAATTTAAACGCCGTGCTGTCCCAAGTTTGACCAATGACAGCACCATTTGTACGGAAGGCACCTTGCGCTTCATTTTCAGTTGACCAGAACTGAGCAATCATTCCTTTATGCTCAGAAGCCGTTTTCAGAATGACATCAAAGTTAGCACGCATTGCTTTTTCATTTTTATACGAGTCAAGCATAGGATAAGGAAGCTTACCCATACTTTCTAACCATAAACCAACACCTACTAACGCTGAGTGTCCTCGAACGGTTACGCCATCGGCATGCTCGGGGTTCCAAAGGTCGCCATAACTTAAATTGGAGCGGTCAACCTTAGCGTAGTCTTTATTATAAGCAATCGCTTCAGTACCCCAGTCAGATGGAGCAAAATAACGTTTACCATCAACAACGCCTCCCACTTCAGATCCAGAAAGCGCACTGTCTAAACACCCGTCCCAGTTGATTCTGGATGTATCCAAGGGCTGCACCAACTCGAAATCAACATACCCAGGAACACGATCAACGGTTGGCATTATAATATCAAAGCCCGTTCCATCTGTTGCACGCAATGAGTTCATTAGCTCATCATTTGTACCATAAGGTGTAAACGTCGCATTAATACCAGTTTTAGCTTTGAAATCTTGTAACATCTCATCTGTGATATAGCCAGCCCACGCATAAATGCGCAATTCTTTATTTGCCGCTACGGCTTTATTTATTGAAAATGTTGAGGCGGCCGTTACACCGGCAACTGACGCACCTTTAAGAAACTGTCTGCGGGAAAGTGTCATGTTCTTATTCCTATAATTAAGTCACACTGAAATACCAAGTGAAACGCACTTGAAACTCATGATGCCTAAAAGCAACACATTTATACTAGTTTACTACATTAATTTTAAATACCATTTAATACAAAATAATGACAGTTCTATCAAGTTGGAAGTTTTTTCTTGTCAAAAACACTCTTTTCATAGTAAATGTCGTTTTTGTGATACTTATGTCGCAATATAGCAAATGAAAGAAGATAGCATTTCATTTGAAACAAAAGGATGCCTTGTCTATCAGCCTTCACCTAGCATTAACAATATAAACAACTAAATAAAAAAAAGGCCAGCATAATGCTGACCTTTTAATCAATTAAAAAAAACAAGACAAACTAGAACAACACTCTAGCCTTAATAGTGCCTTCAACTTCTTTTACCTTCTCTAAAGCCAATTCACTCGTATCATAGGCTACATCCATAACCATATAACCTAACTTTTCTGTTGTACGTAAATATTGTCCCGCTATATTAATACCATTATCAGAAAAGATGCTGTTAATGCTAGAAAGAATACCAGGTCTATTCTCATGCACGTGCAATAAACGATGAAAGCCATCTTGAGCAGGCAATGCAACTTCAGGAAAGTTCACCGCCGCAGTAGTCGTACCGATATCAGAATATTGAATAAGCTTTTCGGCGACTTCAATACCAATATTTTCTTGCGCTTCCATAGTACTACCGCCCACATGAGGCGTTAAAATTACATTATCTAAACCTCTTAGAGGAGAAATAAACTCTTCGGCATTGCCTTTTGGCTCTACTGGGAATACATCAATGGCAGCACCGCTTAAATTGCCTGCTTTAAGAGATTCGGCTAATGCATCCAAATTAACAACCGTTCCACGAGAAGCATTAATAAAAATCGAACCTTTCTTCATTGCCGCAATTTCATTTACGTCAATCATCATTCTTGTGGATGCTGTTTCAGGCACATGTAAGCTAATAACATCACTTGTAGACAAAAGCTCCGTTAAGCTTTTTACTTGGCTGGCATTGCCCAAAGGTAACTTGGTGACAATATCGTAAAAGCAAACCTCCATACCTAACGACTCAGCCAATACGCTCAACTGCGTACCGATACTACCATAGCCAATGATGCCTAAACGCTTACCACGAGTTTCAAAAGAACCCACAGCTGATTTCATCCAGCCACCACGATGACAAATAGCATTCTTTTCAGGAATACCGCGCAGCAACAGAATCAATTGGCCTATCACTAACTCAGCAACACTACGAGTATTTGAAAAAGGCGCATTAAATACCACAACCCCCTTCTCACTGGCCGCATCTAGGTTCACCTGATTCGTACCAATACAAAAACACCCAACAGCCATCAATTTATTCGCATGGCTTAATACTTTTTCTGTCAATTGCGTTCTTGATCGAATACCAACAAAATGCGCTTCTGAAATTTTGTCAATTAATTCATTTTCCGCTAATGCAGTTTTGAAATATTCAATATTGCTATAACCAGCGGCATTCAATGCATCAAGTGCTGATTGATGAACACCTTCTAACAATAAAATTTTGATCTTATTCTTGTCTAATGAGGTATTTCTCATGGCTCGTTCGACTTCTCTATAGTAAGTGGGGGATAAGGTCCTCTATCTTAACACACAACAACACTAGCTATAATAAACATAAAGGAATGTCTTTCATTTTATTAATGAGTAATACTCATACAACGAACATAGATTAAGATAATTAAGAAAATACATAGCGTTTTTGGATATTGAGGTCTACTATATTAGAGTGTTTTTTAACCAACCGATAGATAGAGGTTTCTTG includes:
- a CDS encoding ABC transporter permease, with the translated sequence MFKQLKARFGGGLAIAILSIISVWLIALVILPQLLMVDYSLRPNLLPSDLGGEKDTYSLVNYETLFDNKIHLTIFLKTIWSSVLVTLLTLCVSYPLAFYLAKVATPGQAALCILLLIIPFWINEILRTFSWYIILAYKGPLNSLLLALGLIDRPMRFMNGDGAVMLGMVYAYILFMIFPIYNAIENLDMNQIKAARSLGAGWIRTHVRIIIPHAKPGIATGCIMTFMLAAGSYAVPALLGSPGSRWFTQIIYNWFFEGGNWNQGAAYAFLLLLICIGFIALVMRIFKVGLGDIAR
- a CDS encoding ABC transporter ATP-binding protein; the encoded protein is MDSSVHLDNVVMKFGDFTAIQKSDLKIESGEFFSFLGPSGCGKTTILNMISGFLDPTEGAVRIGGEDMRGVPANKRPTSMIFQNLALFPLMTVAENIEFGLEVRGVSKSERKKASDRLLELVALPDSADKQVSALSGGQKQRIAIARALAVEPRVLLLDEPLSALDLKLRQHMRTELKEIQRKTGITFIYITHDQGEALTMSDRVAVMSAGQIQQVADPITLYREPVTGFVASFVGENNAFKGTVKDINGAEIVLDCGPLGSLIGKGVGAIAKGQEATLYIRPEHISLASISAGNSFEATIKEINFEGAYLTLNATTAYGHSLAVQIGSDQYSAEMVPGAHITLSYHNKDAVVITGGEHV
- a CDS encoding extracellular solute-binding protein; its protein translation is MTLSRRQFLKGASVAGVTAASTFSINKAVAANKELRIYAWAGYITDEMLQDFKAKTGINATFTPYGTNDELMNSLRATDGTGFDIIMPTVDRVPGYVDFELVQPLDTSRINWDGCLDSALSGSEVGGVVDGKRYFAPSDWGTEAIAYNKDYAKVDRSNLSYGDLWNPEHADGVTVRGHSALVGVGLWLESMGKLPYPMLDSYKNEKAMRANFDVILKTASEHKGMIAQFWSTENEAQGAFRTNGAVIGQTWDSTAFKLQSEGEPIAYGAPKEGALAWMEGFVIPKNANNVDSVYEFINWYYTPEAGAMFVKATGYNSTAKGADALLPEATKAFFQNSYTADELKNLWWWPIQEPWYVALRNEYQDRYLSA
- the serA gene encoding phosphoglycerate dehydrogenase, giving the protein MRNTSLDKNKIKILLLEGVHQSALDALNAAGYSNIEYFKTALAENELIDKISEAHFVGIRSRTQLTEKVLSHANKLMAVGCFCIGTNQVNLDAASEKGVVVFNAPFSNTRSVAELVIGQLILLLRGIPEKNAICHRGGWMKSAVGSFETRGKRLGIIGYGSIGTQLSVLAESLGMEVCFYDIVTKLPLGNASQVKSLTELLSTSDVISLHVPETASTRMMIDVNEIAAMKKGSIFINASRGTVVNLDALAESLKAGNLSGAAIDVFPVEPKGNAEEFISPLRGLDNVILTPHVGGSTMEAQENIGIEVAEKLIQYSDIGTTTAAVNFPEVALPAQDGFHRLLHVHENRPGILSSINSIFSDNGINIAGQYLRTTEKLGYMVMDVAYDTSELALEKVKEVEGTIKARVLF